The following proteins come from a genomic window of Edaphobacter sp. 4G125:
- a CDS encoding RluA family pseudouridine synthase has protein sequence MPSKHMLPKGKRRQTVKPEYRATRGLEPLPQPVIPVLEMEEEAEDRLHSFSAASEAAGLRLDQYLAQTIPDISRARVQMLIEHGQVRVNGQPAKAKLKIQGGEAIEIEGAPHPPPLHAFPEDIPLNILYEDDHLAVIDKAAGMMVHAGSGETDDERNHGTLVNALLHHFNQLSHVGGELRPGIVHRLDKQTSGILVVAKDDSTHRKLGEMFANRELEKTYIALVHGNLSRDNITVNLPIGRDLVRRTRMTTRRPSESEGVRPAVSHVKVLERIQSPRYGQFTLVEVRIETGRTHQIRVHLQALGHPVVGDTLYGAPHKFGQEPQVLSLDRNFLHAARLVFQHPKTRKVMTMESPLPAELQNLLGFLRAD, from the coding sequence ATGCCGTCTAAACACATGCTGCCCAAAGGCAAGCGCCGCCAGACGGTGAAGCCGGAGTATCGAGCGACCCGCGGACTAGAGCCACTACCGCAGCCGGTGATTCCTGTACTGGAGATGGAAGAGGAGGCAGAAGATCGCCTGCATTCCTTTTCTGCTGCTTCTGAGGCAGCGGGTCTGCGATTGGATCAGTACCTGGCCCAGACGATTCCCGACATCAGTCGTGCGCGAGTGCAGATGCTCATCGAGCACGGTCAGGTGCGAGTCAACGGCCAGCCTGCCAAGGCCAAGCTCAAGATCCAGGGTGGAGAGGCGATTGAGATTGAGGGCGCTCCGCATCCGCCGCCGCTCCATGCCTTTCCGGAAGATATCCCGCTCAACATCCTTTACGAGGATGACCACCTGGCGGTGATCGATAAGGCTGCCGGCATGATGGTCCATGCAGGTTCGGGAGAGACCGACGACGAGCGCAATCATGGCACGCTGGTGAACGCCCTGCTCCACCATTTCAATCAGCTCTCGCATGTCGGCGGTGAGCTGCGCCCCGGCATCGTACATCGTCTGGATAAGCAGACCAGCGGCATCCTCGTCGTAGCCAAGGACGACAGCACCCATCGCAAGCTGGGGGAGATGTTCGCTAACCGCGAGCTTGAGAAGACTTACATCGCCTTAGTGCATGGCAATCTCTCTCGCGACAACATTACGGTGAACCTCCCGATTGGTCGTGATCTTGTCCGCCGCACCCGGATGACGACGCGTCGACCGTCAGAAAGCGAAGGCGTCCGCCCGGCAGTTTCGCATGTCAAAGTGCTCGAACGCATACAGTCACCCCGATATGGGCAGTTCACTCTGGTTGAGGTTCGCATCGAGACTGGGCGCACGCATCAGATTCGCGTCCACCTCCAGGCGCTCGGACATCCCGTTGTTGGGGATACGCTATATGGCGCGCCCCATAAATTCGGCCAGGAGCCACAGGTACTTTCGCTCGATCGCAACTTCCTCCATGCCGCGCGCCTGGTTTTCCAGCATCCTAAGACCCGTAAAGTGATGACGATGGAGTCTCCTCTTCCGGCAGAGCTCCAGAACCTGCTGGGGTTCCTCCGCGCCGATTAG
- a CDS encoding VWA domain-containing protein, which translates to MNRSLRLLSTFFALMVVPLFAQAQTPSSSTTNLPAAPSASSKVSAPAPQQSPAVAPSQPATTTAAQPPVAAAQQPAVNQTPEDQAPVNEAPTIRVQVNEVNLIFTVTDKKGRFITGLKRENFGLLDDGRPPVAVLRFSQQTNLPLRVGIMLDTSSSIRQRFQFEQDSAIEFLLQILHRNDRAFVMGFDIETDMSQGFTNNIDLLNQGIRKLRPGGGTALYDALYKTCRDQMLTLQEDGAVRRALIVVSDGDDNYSRAQQSDAIKMCQRAETIVYTISTNVSPSKDKGDDILKTISEATGGMAFFPVKIEDVATGFRNIQEELRSQYSLVYRPADFKQDGSFRTIYLQALDPRYKVRASKGYFAPRPKP; encoded by the coding sequence ATGAATCGTTCTCTCAGGCTTTTATCAACATTTTTTGCATTGATGGTGGTGCCTCTTTTCGCACAGGCGCAAACGCCTTCTTCCTCCACCACAAATCTTCCCGCGGCTCCCAGCGCGAGTTCTAAAGTTTCCGCGCCTGCCCCTCAGCAGTCACCAGCCGTAGCTCCGTCGCAGCCAGCTACGACGACCGCGGCACAGCCCCCCGTGGCTGCGGCACAACAGCCAGCGGTGAATCAGACGCCTGAAGACCAGGCCCCTGTCAACGAAGCGCCAACGATTCGGGTGCAGGTCAACGAAGTTAATCTGATCTTTACGGTCACTGATAAGAAGGGCCGTTTTATCACTGGTCTGAAGCGCGAAAACTTCGGGCTCTTGGACGATGGACGCCCTCCAGTGGCTGTGCTTCGCTTCAGCCAGCAGACCAACCTTCCGCTTCGCGTCGGCATTATGCTCGATACTTCGAGCTCTATTCGTCAGCGCTTCCAGTTCGAGCAAGACTCCGCCATCGAGTTCCTTCTACAGATTCTGCACCGCAATGACCGTGCGTTCGTAATGGGGTTCGATATTGAGACGGACATGTCGCAAGGATTTACTAACAATATCGACCTGCTGAATCAGGGTATCCGCAAGCTGCGCCCAGGTGGGGGTACGGCACTTTACGATGCGCTTTATAAGACCTGCCGTGATCAAATGCTGACCCTTCAGGAAGATGGTGCAGTACGGCGTGCCCTTATCGTCGTCTCGGACGGTGATGATAACTACAGCCGTGCACAGCAGTCGGACGCGATCAAGATGTGCCAGCGTGCTGAGACGATTGTGTACACCATCAGCACCAACGTCAGCCCCAGTAAAGATAAGGGCGACGACATCCTCAAGACTATCTCTGAGGCGACAGGCGGTATGGCATTCTTCCCGGTAAAGATCGAGGATGTTGCCACGGGGTTCCGCAACATTCAGGAAGAGCTTCGCAGCCAGTACTCCCTGGTGTATCGTCCGGCAGACTTCAAACAGGATGGCTCCTTCCGAACGATCTATCTGCAGGCTCTCGATCCTCGTTATAAGGTGCGCGCCAGCAAAGGGTATTTTGCTCCGCGTCCAAAGCCGTAA
- a CDS encoding LuxR C-terminal-related transcriptional regulator encodes MNPTGAIRIYLLDDHTLFREGLRRLLGSDCRFIIAGQSGDPAQALADLQTTPVDVLVLDYDLGKDNALDMLGPLQSMNFAGKILVVTAGFPDKNALALIKGGISGIFHKQESPENLQRAILEVAQGRVLIDQQYLQAVVAAAQPQETIRFTERERITLRYLLQGLANKQIAANLDISESAVKATLQQLFSKTGVRTRSQLVLLAIEKYRDQL; translated from the coding sequence CCCAACTGGCGCTATCCGCATCTACCTGCTCGACGATCACACGCTTTTTCGCGAAGGGCTACGTCGCCTTCTTGGCTCAGATTGCCGCTTTATCATCGCAGGCCAGAGCGGCGATCCCGCACAGGCCTTGGCCGATCTGCAAACAACGCCGGTCGATGTGCTTGTGCTGGACTACGACCTGGGAAAAGACAACGCCCTCGATATGCTCGGCCCGCTGCAATCGATGAACTTTGCCGGAAAGATTCTGGTCGTGACCGCAGGATTTCCCGACAAGAACGCGCTGGCTCTCATCAAGGGTGGTATCTCGGGTATCTTTCACAAGCAGGAGTCGCCAGAAAACCTTCAGCGCGCAATCCTGGAGGTTGCACAAGGAAGAGTCCTGATCGATCAGCAATATCTTCAGGCGGTTGTAGCGGCCGCTCAGCCGCAGGAGACCATACGGTTTACAGAGCGGGAGAGAATTACCCTCCGATATCTTCTTCAGGGACTGGCAAACAAGCAGATTGCTGCGAACCTCGACATCTCGGAGAGCGCGGTCAAAGCAACACTGCAGCAACTCTTCTCGAAAACTGGAGTGCGCACACGATCGCAGTTGGTTTTGCTGGCAATCGAAAAATATCGCGATCAGCTTTAA
- a CDS encoding prolipoprotein diacylglyceryl transferase: MHPIFLHLGFLTLPTFGVLAAIGLMLALSLSLRTAVIVGAKPDPLWNAGLFAIIAAFVLSRVLLVVTNLHTFFTYPIILLMVPSLTPLGLLLTALVTLIYLRVRAMPILASLDAWAPCGTFAWVFLALGHFAEGSDPGLPSNLPWAVAMPGTVRQHPVAIYAAIAAAVITVVLLVQLPRRHRDGDAVALAFALSGLAQFLLSFFREPALYPGTLGNLLDPVQWLALGMIVFAGILWQRPRRMAAYAV, translated from the coding sequence ATGCACCCCATCTTTCTCCACCTCGGCTTCCTCACCCTGCCCACCTTCGGGGTGCTGGCAGCCATCGGACTGATGCTCGCGCTCAGCCTCAGCCTGAGAACTGCCGTAATTGTGGGAGCCAAACCCGACCCTTTATGGAACGCCGGACTCTTCGCCATCATTGCTGCGTTTGTTCTCTCTCGCGTCCTTTTGGTCGTGACGAATCTGCATACCTTTTTTACCTATCCCATCATTCTGCTGATGGTTCCATCGCTTACGCCGCTTGGGTTGTTGCTGACAGCGCTGGTGACCCTGATCTATCTCCGCGTGCGCGCCATGCCCATCCTGGCTTCACTCGACGCCTGGGCTCCATGCGGAACCTTTGCCTGGGTCTTCCTCGCCCTGGGACATTTCGCAGAAGGCAGCGATCCGGGGCTCCCCAGTAATCTTCCCTGGGCCGTCGCGATGCCCGGAACCGTGCGACAGCATCCGGTCGCGATCTATGCCGCCATCGCCGCCGCAGTAATTACTGTGGTCCTGCTGGTGCAGCTTCCGCGTCGTCACCGCGATGGCGATGCCGTCGCGCTTGCATTTGCTCTGAGTGGACTGGCACAGTTCCTGCTCAGCTTTTTCCGTGAGCCAGCGCTTTACCCTGGAACGCTGGGTAACCTGCTTGACCCGGTTCAGTGGTTAGCTCTTGGAATGATCGTCTTTGCCGGAATCCTCTGGCAGCGACCGCGAAGGATGGCCGCCTATGCCGTCTAA